A section of the Gloeobacter violaceus PCC 7421 genome encodes:
- a CDS encoding response regulator, producing the protein MKRILVIDDEADIREVIQLTLELTRGWEIVAAESGSEGIALATSRNPDAILLDVMMPEMDGVSTFAGLQAEAATRSIPVVLLTAKVQSADRRRFAELGVAGVIAKPFDPMGLTDQLEALLGWNARREG; encoded by the coding sequence ATGAAGCGCATCCTGGTCATCGACGACGAGGCGGATATCCGCGAAGTGATTCAGCTGACTCTGGAATTGACCCGCGGTTGGGAAATTGTTGCTGCCGAGTCGGGATCAGAAGGGATCGCCTTGGCGACAAGCCGCAATCCGGATGCCATCTTGCTCGATGTGATGATGCCGGAGATGGACGGGGTGTCGACTTTTGCCGGGCTGCAGGCCGAAGCTGCCACCCGTTCGATCCCGGTGGTGCTGCTCACCGCCAAAGTGCAGAGCGCCGACAGGCGTCGCTTCGCCGAACTGGGGGTGGCTGGGGTGATTGCCAAACCCTTTGATCCGATGGGCCTCACCGATCAGCTCGAAGCGCTTTTGGGTTGGAATGCCCGACGCGAAGGCTAG
- a CDS encoding universal stress protein yields the protein MFRKVLAAIDSSPAGRKVFEDALEVARLHGAQLLILHVLTYEDDNYLANPTPAPGDFYALIGATAFERYLELRETMQKESLEKLTALVEEARTAGVEANHAQYAGSPEHAICKMAKEWSADLIVLGRRGRSGLSELFLGSVSNHVVHHAPCAVLVLQQLVATEANRS from the coding sequence ATGTTTCGCAAAGTACTGGCAGCCATCGACAGTTCCCCGGCAGGCCGCAAGGTTTTTGAAGACGCGCTCGAAGTCGCCCGCCTGCATGGGGCGCAGTTGCTGATTTTGCACGTGCTCACCTACGAAGACGACAACTATCTGGCCAATCCCACCCCCGCCCCGGGCGATTTTTATGCACTCATCGGCGCGACCGCCTTCGAGCGGTATCTAGAATTGCGCGAGACGATGCAAAAAGAGAGCCTCGAGAAACTCACCGCCCTGGTGGAGGAGGCGAGGACCGCCGGTGTCGAGGCAAACCATGCCCAGTATGCGGGTAGCCCCGAGCACGCGATTTGCAAAATGGCCAAGGAGTGGAGCGCGGATCTGATCGTGCTGGGTCGGCGGGGCCGCTCGGGCCTGAGCGAACTGTTCCTGGGCAGCGTCAGCAACCACGTCGTCCACCACGCCCCCTGCGCGGTCTTGGTGCTGCAGCAACTGGTCGCCACCGAGGCAAATCGATCTTAG
- a CDS encoding cation-translocating P-type ATPase, giving the protein MRNTPMEPSTPVCRPDGWHCLPVEQVLAALATEAERGLPGAEAARRLAEGGANELVDRGARSPWIILWEQLSAVMVLILLGAAGLSLVLGKWLEAGAILAIVVLFVVLGFLQDYRAEKAIAALRKLAVPDVRVRRDGALRTVGARELVPGDVIVLEAGNLVPADVRFIECTNLRVQEAALTGESEAVEKDTAPLARADVPLGDRLNMGYMGTVVTYGRGRAVVVETGMGTELGKIATLIQEVKAELTPLQQRLDAVGKQLAAAGIAVAGLIMTVGLSAGEPLDGMILTAISVAVAFIPEGLPAVVTFTLALGAQRMLARRALIRKLPAVETLGSVTTICSDKTGTLTENRMSATAACVAGRCLRRGESGGFGDSPAALELLLAAGALCNDAVWQPDGPVGDPTEGALLAAAVEAGLAMAELRRALPRVAELPFDSERKRMSTLHRFARSMADGPPQAAARLAAMAGTPYVVFTKGAPDSLLPLATNLWDGERPVPMDEARAAHIRSQQEALARDGMRVLGVAFRPLAEPVSANALEEQLVFVGLVGLIDPPRPVVRQAVQTCLRAGIRPVMITGDHPLTACSIARELGISDGGVVLSGEQLSRMSAEQLAADVETVSVYARVTPEHKLKIVEALQRKGHIVAMTGDGINDAPALKKADIGVAMGVTGTDVAKEAADMVLLDDDFATIVAAVEEGRMIYDNLRRFIKFAVAGNVGKVGVMLLWPMPFFLTGQPLESTVAILPLQLLWLNLMTDGLLGLSMGVEQAEKRVMQRPPRSPADGVFSDGMGWQVAWVGGFIAAVTLAVGYGYYLQGLPQWQTMIFTTLAFLQIFQALATRSSHESLWRLGLFTNRLMVLVIFLIVLLQVAALTVPPLRDIFLRLTPLSPVDFLLCVGLGGTLLLAVEAEKWLLRRRQAR; this is encoded by the coding sequence ATGCGCAACACTCCGATGGAACCTAGCACCCCGGTCTGCCGGCCGGACGGTTGGCACTGCCTGCCGGTGGAGCAGGTGCTCGCTGCACTGGCCACGGAGGCCGAGCGCGGCCTGCCGGGTGCCGAGGCGGCCCGGCGGTTGGCTGAAGGTGGTGCCAACGAACTGGTGGATCGCGGAGCACGCTCGCCGTGGATAATCCTCTGGGAGCAGCTCAGCGCTGTGATGGTACTGATTTTATTGGGGGCAGCGGGATTGTCCCTGGTGCTGGGCAAATGGCTGGAGGCAGGGGCTATCCTCGCCATCGTGGTCCTGTTCGTCGTGTTGGGTTTCCTGCAGGATTACCGGGCCGAAAAGGCGATTGCCGCCCTCAGAAAGCTGGCGGTCCCCGATGTGCGCGTTCGGCGCGACGGCGCTTTGCGCACCGTCGGTGCCCGCGAACTGGTGCCGGGCGATGTGATTGTGCTGGAGGCGGGCAACCTGGTGCCCGCGGATGTGCGCTTCATCGAGTGCACCAATTTGCGCGTGCAGGAGGCGGCCCTCACCGGTGAATCCGAGGCGGTCGAAAAAGACACCGCCCCCTTGGCCCGCGCCGATGTGCCCCTGGGGGACCGGCTGAATATGGGCTACATGGGCACCGTCGTCACCTACGGCCGGGGCAGGGCTGTCGTGGTCGAGACCGGCATGGGCACCGAACTGGGCAAGATTGCCACGCTCATTCAGGAAGTAAAGGCGGAACTGACGCCTTTGCAGCAGCGCCTCGACGCGGTCGGCAAGCAACTGGCCGCCGCCGGAATCGCCGTGGCGGGGCTGATCATGACCGTCGGTCTGAGCGCGGGCGAGCCGCTCGATGGGATGATCCTGACGGCCATCAGCGTGGCGGTTGCTTTTATTCCCGAGGGATTGCCCGCCGTCGTCACCTTCACCCTCGCTCTGGGGGCTCAACGGATGCTGGCCCGCCGGGCGCTCATCCGCAAACTGCCGGCGGTCGAGACCCTGGGCTCGGTGACGACCATCTGTTCCGACAAAACCGGTACGCTCACCGAAAACCGCATGAGCGCCACTGCGGCCTGCGTTGCGGGCCGCTGCCTCCGGCGAGGGGAGAGCGGTGGTTTTGGGGACTCCCCCGCCGCCCTCGAATTGCTGTTGGCGGCAGGAGCCCTGTGCAACGACGCCGTCTGGCAGCCGGACGGCCCGGTGGGCGACCCGACCGAGGGGGCGCTCTTGGCGGCGGCGGTCGAGGCCGGACTGGCGATGGCCGAGTTGCGCCGGGCACTGCCGCGGGTGGCGGAATTGCCCTTCGATTCGGAGCGCAAGCGGATGAGCACCCTGCACCGGTTTGCCCGCTCGATGGCGGATGGTCCGCCTCAGGCGGCCGCTCGGCTCGCGGCGATGGCCGGTACTCCCTACGTCGTCTTCACCAAAGGAGCCCCGGACAGCCTGCTGCCCCTGGCCACCAACCTGTGGGACGGCGAGCGGCCGGTGCCGATGGACGAAGCGAGGGCCGCCCACATCCGCTCGCAGCAGGAAGCCCTGGCCCGGGACGGGATGCGCGTGCTGGGGGTGGCCTTTCGGCCGCTGGCCGAACCGGTGAGCGCCAACGCCCTCGAAGAGCAATTGGTCTTTGTCGGGCTGGTGGGGCTCATCGATCCGCCGCGGCCGGTGGTGCGCCAGGCGGTGCAGACTTGCCTGCGCGCGGGCATCCGCCCGGTGATGATCACCGGCGATCACCCGCTGACCGCCTGCAGTATCGCCCGCGAACTGGGCATCTCCGACGGGGGCGTGGTGCTCAGCGGTGAGCAGTTGAGCCGCATGTCCGCCGAGCAACTCGCCGCCGATGTCGAGACGGTCTCGGTCTACGCCCGGGTGACGCCCGAACACAAGCTCAAAATTGTCGAAGCCCTGCAGCGCAAGGGGCACATCGTCGCGATGACCGGCGATGGGATCAACGACGCCCCGGCGCTCAAAAAAGCCGACATCGGTGTGGCGATGGGCGTCACCGGCACCGACGTCGCCAAGGAAGCGGCGGATATGGTGCTCCTCGACGACGATTTCGCCACGATCGTGGCGGCGGTCGAAGAAGGCCGCATGATTTACGACAACCTGCGGCGGTTTATCAAGTTCGCCGTTGCGGGCAACGTCGGCAAGGTGGGCGTGATGCTCCTGTGGCCAATGCCATTTTTTCTGACGGGTCAACCGCTCGAAAGCACCGTCGCCATCTTGCCGCTGCAGCTTCTGTGGCTCAATTTGATGACCGACGGGCTTTTGGGCCTCAGCATGGGAGTGGAACAGGCAGAAAAGCGCGTCATGCAGCGCCCGCCCCGCTCGCCCGCCGACGGCGTCTTCAGCGACGGCATGGGCTGGCAGGTGGCTTGGGTCGGCGGATTCATCGCCGCCGTCACCCTCGCGGTCGGCTACGGGTACTACCTGCAGGGACTGCCCCAGTGGCAGACGATGATCTTCACAACCCTGGCCTTCCTGCAGATTTTTCAGGCCCTTGCGACCCGTTCGAGCCACGAATCGCTCTGGCGCTTGGGACTGTTCACCAACCGGCTGATGGTGCTGGTCATCTTCCTGATTGTCCTATTGCAGGTGGCTGCCCTCACCGTGCCGCCGCTGCGCGACATATTTCTCAGACTTACCCCGCTGTCGCCCGTCGACTTTTTGTTGTGCGTCGGGCTGGGCGGCACGCTGCTCCTGGCTGTCGAGGCTGAAAAGTGGCTGTTGCGCCGTCGGCAAGCCCGCTGA
- a CDS encoding FG-GAP repeat domain-containing protein yields MSLFARRSPLISRRHAAGAFSIRTGLLGLGLAATLALGALPAVAQADFATPRVFPAANEPYALAAGDLDKDGDLDVVTANGATGNVTVLKNNGNATFSAADFATGGPPVAVALGDVDGDGDLDIVAAKESSYPNYTSGAVVLKNNGNATFAAPVTIGVSNAPAGIALGDLDGDGDLDMVTANRGGYPDYNGSASVLKNNGSGSFAAPVNFGVGKNANSVALGDLDKDGDLDVVTANGGSSNVSILKNNGTGSFAAAVGVATGSAPYAIAAADFDKDGDLDLVSANFGSDNLSVLKNNGNATFARTDLTVADQPYAVSVGDLDGDGDLDIAAATFGTDNVVSILKNNGTGTFAAATAVPTGGFTTRVLTGDLDKDGDLDLTLANQFTVYVSVIKNTGNATFASTPNFAVAGFPAAVAVGDLDKDKDLDLIAANRFLANVTVLKNNSGTFSDGGDFGVGGSPYAVTTGDLDKDGDIDVVVARRFPDGVAVLLGNGTGSLAAPVGLTVGATPSAVTVGDLDKDGDLDIVAANFGTDNISILKNNGNGSFSTATNFAAGDSPIAVVLGDLDKDGDLDVATANFNANSVAILKNTGSGSFAAPVSFALNPDSSTPTVPYSLAAGDFDGDGDLDIATANVSGNVSILKNNGDGNFAPAVLLALGGTPNGAVVGDLDGDGDLDLAVTNGSNLTALLGSSGTFTAVPNFATGDNPIAVAAGDFDGDGDLDVATANYFSDNVSVLSNTTSRLTPEDILWRNTTTGQNTVWLMKGTTLLTTLALPTVGDPNWRIGGSADFNGDGQRDILWRNAVLGINRVWILNNGVYTSFIDLSGVSDPNWQVQGVRDFTGDGKADILWRNGATGANTIWRMDRTTFVASVALPTVADPSWVMGGTGDLTGDGKTDILWRNGATGANTVWQMNGTAFVASIALTSVTDLNWRIGGSGDYNGDGKADILWRNGATGANTVWLMDRTTFVSSAPLTSVAPTGWQIQGPR; encoded by the coding sequence ATGTCTTTATTCGCGCGCCGGTCGCCTTTGATTTCAAGAAGACACGCCGCCGGTGCATTCTCGATCCGGACCGGGCTGTTGGGCCTGGGGCTTGCCGCTACTCTGGCGCTGGGCGCACTGCCCGCTGTTGCCCAGGCCGATTTTGCCACTCCCCGGGTCTTCCCGGCGGCCAATGAACCCTACGCCCTTGCCGCAGGCGACCTCGACAAGGATGGCGACCTCGACGTGGTCACCGCCAACGGCGCCACGGGCAACGTCACAGTTCTCAAAAACAACGGCAATGCCACTTTCAGCGCCGCCGACTTCGCCACCGGCGGGCCACCGGTTGCCGTCGCCCTGGGCGATGTCGATGGCGACGGCGACCTGGACATCGTCGCCGCCAAAGAGAGCAGCTACCCGAATTACACCAGCGGCGCGGTGGTGCTTAAGAACAACGGCAACGCCACCTTTGCCGCCCCGGTGACCATCGGCGTGAGCAACGCTCCCGCAGGTATCGCCCTGGGCGATCTGGACGGTGACGGCGACCTGGACATGGTCACCGCCAACCGGGGCGGTTACCCGGATTACAACGGCAGTGCCTCGGTGCTCAAAAACAACGGCAGCGGCAGTTTTGCCGCTCCGGTCAACTTCGGGGTCGGCAAGAACGCCAACTCCGTCGCCCTGGGCGACCTTGACAAAGACGGCGATCTCGACGTGGTCACCGCCAACGGCGGCTCCAGCAACGTCTCGATTCTCAAAAACAACGGCACCGGCAGCTTCGCCGCCGCTGTGGGCGTCGCAACGGGTAGCGCGCCCTACGCGATTGCCGCGGCCGACTTCGACAAGGACGGCGATCTCGACCTGGTGAGTGCCAACTTTGGTTCCGACAATCTCTCGGTGCTCAAAAACAACGGCAACGCCACCTTCGCCCGCACCGACCTCACCGTGGCCGACCAGCCCTACGCCGTCTCCGTGGGCGATCTCGACGGCGACGGCGACCTGGACATTGCCGCCGCCACCTTCGGCACCGACAATGTCGTCTCGATTCTCAAAAACAACGGCACCGGCACCTTTGCCGCCGCCACCGCCGTGCCCACCGGCGGCTTTACCACCCGCGTGCTCACAGGCGATCTCGACAAAGACGGCGATCTCGACCTGACGCTGGCCAATCAGTTTACCGTCTACGTGTCGGTGATCAAAAACACGGGCAACGCCACTTTCGCCAGCACCCCCAACTTTGCGGTGGCCGGTTTTCCGGCCGCTGTCGCCGTGGGCGATCTCGACAAGGATAAGGACCTGGACTTGATTGCCGCCAATCGGTTTTTGGCGAATGTGACAGTCCTCAAGAACAACAGCGGCACCTTCAGCGACGGCGGCGACTTCGGCGTCGGTGGCTCACCCTACGCCGTCACCACGGGCGATCTCGATAAAGACGGCGATATTGACGTCGTGGTAGCCAGGCGCTTTCCCGATGGTGTCGCCGTGTTGTTGGGAAATGGTACAGGCAGCCTCGCCGCTCCCGTCGGCCTGACTGTCGGCGCCACTCCCAGTGCCGTCACCGTGGGCGACCTCGACAAAGACGGCGACCTCGACATCGTCGCCGCCAATTTCGGCACCGACAATATCTCGATTCTCAAAAACAACGGCAACGGCAGCTTCAGCACCGCTACCAATTTTGCGGCGGGCGACAGCCCGATCGCGGTGGTCCTGGGCGATCTCGACAAAGATGGCGACCTCGATGTCGCCACTGCCAACTTCAATGCCAACAGTGTGGCGATTCTCAAAAACACCGGCAGCGGCAGCTTTGCCGCCCCGGTCAGCTTTGCGCTCAACCCGGACTCCAGCACGCCGACCGTTCCCTATAGTTTGGCTGCGGGCGACTTCGACGGCGACGGCGACCTGGATATCGCTACTGCAAACGTCTCCGGCAACGTGTCGATTCTGAAAAACAACGGCGACGGCAACTTTGCTCCGGCGGTGCTGCTGGCCCTCGGAGGCACCCCCAACGGTGCAGTGGTGGGCGATCTGGACGGCGACGGCGATCTCGACTTGGCGGTAACCAACGGCAGCAACCTGACGGCCTTGCTGGGCAGCAGCGGCACCTTCACCGCAGTGCCCAACTTCGCGACCGGCGACAACCCGATTGCTGTGGCCGCGGGGGATTTCGACGGCGACGGCGATCTTGATGTGGCGACGGCGAACTACTTCTCCGACAACGTTTCGGTGCTCTCGAACACGACCTCGCGGCTCACACCGGAAGACATACTCTGGCGCAACACCACCACCGGACAGAACACCGTCTGGTTGATGAAGGGCACGACTTTGCTGACTACCCTTGCCTTACCGACGGTGGGCGATCCGAACTGGCGCATCGGCGGCAGCGCTGATTTCAACGGTGACGGTCAGCGGGACATCCTCTGGCGCAACGCCGTTCTCGGCATCAACCGGGTCTGGATCCTCAACAACGGCGTCTACACCAGCTTTATCGACCTGTCGGGGGTGAGCGATCCCAACTGGCAGGTGCAGGGGGTGCGCGATTTCACCGGTGACGGCAAAGCGGATATTCTCTGGCGCAACGGAGCTACCGGGGCGAACACCATCTGGCGGATGGACAGAACCACGTTTGTAGCGAGTGTCGCACTGCCGACGGTGGCCGATCCCAGCTGGGTGATGGGCGGCACGGGGGATCTGACCGGCGACGGCAAGACGGACATTCTCTGGCGCAACGGCGCCACCGGAGCGAACACCGTCTGGCAGATGAACGGCACCGCCTTTGTGGCCAGCATCGCCCTTACAAGCGTCACAGATCTCAACTGGCGCATCGGCGGCAGCGGCGACTACAACGGCGACGGCAAGGCGGATATTCTCTGGCGCAACGGCGCCACCGGGGCGAATACCGTCTGGCTGATGGATAGAACCACCTTTGTATCGAGCGCTCCGCTCACGTCGGTGGCTCCCACCGGCTGGCAGATTCAGGGACCGCGCTGA
- a CDS encoding DUF1800 domain-containing protein: MKGWRFLGSTILAAAVLSGATYAPAVAAQTASNTQVLHVLNRLGYGPRPGDIERVSALGVERYIQQQLWPETIPEPASLLSRLAGLESQRMSSADLARTFGPPPGSNSALGRRSAAPASGELEQAREAYRRRLGGVARQAMEARLLRAVESPRQLQEVMTDFWFNHFNVYANKGLTRLWVGSYEQEAIRPDALGRFSDLLAATARHPAMLFYLDNWQNTGPGTPGARGRRLGLNENYARELLELHTLGVNGGYSQNDVTELARVFTGWGLCPAQRIASSGAFCFDASRHDPGNKVLLGLTIRGGGFEEGLQALDLLARHPATARRIAFKLAQAFVADEPPPALVGRLAVRFDESGGDIRAVLATLFESLEFWNSRELFGAKFKTPYRYVISAVRATGMPLEQPLALTGPLTQLGMPLFGCQTPDGYKNTRTAWLSPEAMTRRLSFATILAAGRLPAVAAVDAAPADLAVAAEWPQLGVPLDPDALALVLGTPFSAKTRQILARSPSALRSALILGSPEMMSY, encoded by the coding sequence ATGAAAGGCTGGCGATTTTTGGGCAGTACAATCTTGGCGGCGGCGGTGCTGAGTGGGGCGACATACGCCCCGGCTGTCGCTGCGCAGACCGCTTCCAATACACAGGTGCTGCACGTGCTCAACCGGCTCGGGTACGGGCCGCGGCCCGGGGACATCGAGCGGGTGAGCGCCCTGGGAGTCGAGCGCTACATCCAGCAGCAGCTGTGGCCCGAAACCATCCCCGAACCCGCTTCGCTGCTGTCGCGTCTGGCGGGCCTGGAGTCGCAGCGCATGAGCAGCGCCGATCTGGCCCGCACCTTCGGTCCGCCGCCGGGCAGCAATTCAGCGCTCGGCCGCCGCTCGGCCGCTCCCGCGTCTGGTGAACTGGAGCAAGCCAGAGAAGCTTACCGTCGGCGGCTGGGCGGCGTCGCCCGCCAGGCGATGGAGGCGCGGCTATTGCGGGCTGTGGAGAGCCCCCGGCAGTTGCAGGAGGTGATGACCGATTTTTGGTTCAATCACTTTAACGTCTACGCCAACAAGGGCCTTACGCGCCTGTGGGTAGGTTCCTACGAGCAGGAGGCGATCCGCCCCGACGCCTTGGGACGTTTTTCGGATTTGCTTGCCGCGACCGCCCGCCACCCGGCGATGCTGTTCTACCTCGACAACTGGCAGAACACCGGTCCCGGCACACCGGGGGCGCGGGGCCGCCGGTTGGGTCTCAACGAGAACTATGCCCGCGAGCTGTTGGAACTGCACACCCTCGGCGTCAATGGCGGTTATAGCCAGAACGACGTCACCGAACTGGCGCGGGTTTTTACCGGCTGGGGACTGTGCCCGGCGCAGCGCATCGCCTCCAGCGGTGCCTTTTGCTTCGACGCGAGCCGCCACGATCCTGGGAACAAGGTGTTGCTTGGACTCACCATCCGCGGCGGCGGATTCGAGGAGGGTCTGCAGGCGCTCGACCTGCTGGCCCGCCACCCCGCCACCGCCCGCCGCATCGCCTTTAAGCTCGCCCAGGCGTTTGTGGCCGACGAGCCGCCCCCGGCGTTGGTAGGCCGTCTGGCTGTGCGCTTCGACGAAAGTGGGGGCGATATTCGGGCGGTGCTTGCCACTCTTTTCGAGAGCCTCGAATTCTGGAACAGCCGCGAGTTATTCGGCGCCAAATTCAAAACGCCCTACCGCTATGTGATTTCGGCGGTGCGGGCCACCGGGATGCCCCTGGAGCAACCCCTCGCCTTAACGGGTCCACTGACGCAACTGGGAATGCCGCTATTTGGTTGTCAGACTCCAGACGGCTACAAAAACACCCGCACCGCCTGGTTGAGTCCGGAGGCGATGACCCGCCGCTTGAGCTTTGCAACCATCCTGGCTGCAGGTCGGCTGCCGGCTGTCGCTGCTGTTGACGCAGCACCGGCGGACCTGGCTGTGGCTGCTGAGTGGCCGCAATTGGGTGTACCCCTCGACCCGGATGCCCTCGCTCTTGTACTGGGCACTCCCTTTTCAGCCAAAACCCGGCAAATCCTCGCCAGAAGTCCGTCGGCGCTGCGCTCGGCTTTGATTCTGGGTAGCCCCGAGATGATGTCCTATTAG
- a CDS encoding DUF1501 domain-containing protein codes for MILPRRALIQAGLGSLISLGTTGWAVRVQAAPDRDRRLVVVFLRGALDGLSVVVPHGDGDYYRARPRLAVPRPGKPDGAIDLDGHFGLHPALEALLPLWRRGSLAFVHACGLPAPNRSHFDAQEVMESAAPGFKGAADGWMNRLLSVLPASTASVRAVHLGSTLPRILAGEEPVASLAPGRAATRAQPLDRPQVAAAFDALYSGSDPLSHAYREGRNARRVIQESLSATGEDDAASNGAPLPGGAFAGDARRLAQLMVHNPDVQLGFMALGGWDTHINQGTNQGQLALRLRALGQGLAAFATELGPLFERTAIAVISEFGRTVRENGNGGTDHGYGNVLWLAGGAVKGGKIYGGWPGLAADRLFEGRDLPVTTDFRSVIAAVLERHLLLDGRRVQRVLPGFAAERVDVMYS; via the coding sequence ATGATCCTCCCCAGACGCGCATTGATCCAGGCGGGCCTCGGCTCGCTTATCTCCCTCGGGACTACCGGCTGGGCCGTCCGGGTGCAGGCCGCTCCCGACCGGGACCGACGGCTGGTGGTCGTCTTTTTGCGCGGGGCGCTCGATGGTCTGAGCGTCGTTGTTCCCCACGGCGATGGGGATTACTATCGGGCGCGACCGCGGCTGGCGGTGCCCCGGCCCGGTAAGCCGGACGGAGCTATCGATTTAGACGGCCACTTCGGTCTGCACCCGGCTTTGGAAGCCTTGCTGCCTCTGTGGCGGCGGGGCAGTCTCGCTTTTGTACACGCCTGCGGTCTACCTGCACCCAACCGTTCCCACTTCGACGCACAGGAAGTGATGGAAAGCGCTGCCCCCGGCTTCAAAGGTGCTGCCGACGGCTGGATGAACCGGTTGCTCTCCGTTTTGCCCGCTTCGACCGCCTCGGTGCGGGCGGTCCATCTCGGTTCGACCCTGCCGCGCATCCTGGCGGGAGAGGAGCCGGTGGCAAGCCTCGCTCCCGGCCGCGCCGCCACCCGCGCTCAGCCCCTCGACAGGCCGCAGGTGGCGGCGGCTTTCGACGCGCTCTACAGCGGCTCCGATCCGCTCAGCCACGCCTACCGCGAGGGCCGCAACGCCCGGCGGGTGATCCAGGAAAGTCTGTCCGCCACCGGTGAGGACGACGCGGCGAGCAACGGCGCACCACTGCCGGGGGGTGCTTTTGCGGGGGATGCGCGGCGCCTGGCGCAGCTGATGGTGCACAACCCGGATGTGCAATTGGGCTTTATGGCCCTGGGCGGCTGGGACACCCACATCAACCAGGGTACCAATCAGGGCCAGTTGGCCCTCAGGTTGCGGGCGCTCGGTCAGGGGCTCGCCGCCTTCGCCACCGAACTGGGACCGCTTTTTGAACGCACGGCGATCGCGGTGATCTCCGAATTCGGGCGCACCGTGCGCGAGAACGGCAACGGCGGCACCGACCACGGCTACGGCAACGTGCTGTGGCTGGCCGGCGGGGCCGTTAAAGGGGGCAAAATTTATGGCGGGTGGCCGGGGCTTGCCGCCGACCGACTTTTTGAGGGGCGCGATCTGCCGGTGACCACGGACTTTCGCTCGGTGATTGCTGCGGTCCTGGAACGCCATCTGCTTCTCGATGGACGCCGGGTGCAGCGGGTGCTGCCGGGTTTTGCCGCCGAGCGGGTTGATGTGATGTATTCGTAA
- a CDS encoding Uma2 family endonuclease gives MLLLDDLSRWLNIDDPEEQRIFANVTWSQYEALLAELDDSLAYRVNYLDGVLEIVAPSRRHETGKTRIGTLLEIYFLETDTEYFPTGSTTFRNPEQQVGAEPDESYCIGTDKEFPDLVIEVIVTSGGIARLERFRRLGVREVWFWQHQRFLIYHLREDWTPFAQTFGYEAIHHSELLPDLDLELLGECIQNPNPLAAAKAFRQRVENKRNQV, from the coding sequence ATGTTGCTACTCGATGACTTATCCAGGTGGTTGAACATCGATGACCCGGAAGAACAACGCATCTTCGCCAATGTCACTTGGTCACAGTACGAAGCCCTGTTGGCAGAACTGGACGATAGTCTGGCGTATCGAGTGAATTACTTGGATGGAGTATTGGAAATTGTGGCACCGAGTCGGCGGCATGAAACCGGAAAAACACGCATCGGAACATTGCTGGAAATCTACTTTCTAGAAACCGATACCGAATATTTCCCCACAGGTTCCACCACCTTTCGCAACCCGGAGCAGCAGGTCGGCGCGGAGCCCGATGAAAGCTACTGCATTGGCACCGACAAAGAGTTTCCTGATCTGGTCATTGAAGTAATCGTCACCAGCGGCGGCATCGCTCGACTGGAACGTTTTCGTCGTCTCGGTGTGCGGGAAGTTTGGTTCTGGCAACATCAACGCTTCTTGATCTACCATCTGCGTGAGGATTGGACTCCATTTGCTCAGACTTTTGGCTACGAAGCCATCCATCACAGTGAGCTGCTCCCTGATTTGGATTTGGAATTGTTGGGTGAATGTATTCAGAATCCAAATCCGCTGGCAGCAGCGAAGGCATTTCGTCAGAGAGTAGAAAATAAACGAAATCAGGTATAG
- a CDS encoding DUF6932 family protein: protein MTPPFDTSGNLPPGIHRADWPEFVNRYTYNERRRTLAGGLLEALILLKLAGCKAVYVDGSFVASKAIPGDFDACWELDGVNLEVLDPVFLRFEAGAASLTERFSGQLFPVLASSILRSEDFFDFFSRDRQTRKPKGIISVNLESLP, encoded by the coding sequence TTGACTCCACCTTTTGATACCAGCGGCAATTTGCCGCCGGGCATTCACCGAGCTGATTGGCCGGAGTTCGTGAACCGTTATACCTACAACGAAAGACGTCGCACTCTGGCCGGAGGATTGCTGGAGGCGCTGATACTGTTAAAACTGGCTGGTTGTAAAGCTGTCTACGTAGATGGCAGCTTTGTCGCCAGCAAAGCAATCCCCGGTGATTTCGACGCCTGTTGGGAACTGGACGGGGTTAATCTGGAAGTGCTCGATCCGGTTTTCCTGCGTTTTGAGGCCGGGGCGGCAAGCCTCACAGAGCGCTTCAGCGGCCAACTGTTCCCGGTTCTGGCGTCTAGCATTCTGCGCAGCGAGGACTTTTTCGATTTTTTCAGCCGCGACAGACAGACGCGCAAGCCCAAAGGCATCATCTCAGTCAACCTGGAGAGCCTGCCATGA